One genomic window of Paeniglutamicibacter sp. Y32M11 includes the following:
- a CDS encoding phosphoribosylanthranilate isomerase, with product MSTPETVAAAVAAGANAVGFVFAPGSPRTVGPDLAKELIANVPGHIETVGVFRNQPVDEVLELARRSGVDTVQLHGDETVADSERVQAQGFGILRAMSINSYRALDDAQRSRWETGRILLDAVEPGAGVTFDAADLVDAPPAGSWILAGGLNPGNVAHLVATLHPAGVDVSSGVESSRGIKDSELIRGFITAARSATDSTS from the coding sequence TTGAGCACACCCGAGACGGTGGCCGCTGCCGTTGCGGCCGGGGCGAACGCCGTGGGCTTCGTCTTCGCCCCCGGCAGTCCACGCACCGTCGGCCCCGACCTTGCCAAGGAACTTATCGCGAACGTCCCGGGACACATCGAAACGGTGGGAGTCTTCCGTAACCAGCCGGTGGACGAGGTACTCGAGCTGGCCCGCCGCTCGGGTGTTGACACCGTGCAATTGCACGGGGACGAAACTGTCGCGGACAGTGAAAGGGTGCAAGCCCAGGGCTTTGGCATTTTGCGGGCCATGAGTATTAATAGCTACCGCGCGCTCGATGATGCTCAGCGTTCACGCTGGGAAACCGGCAGGATTCTGCTTGATGCTGTTGAACCCGGCGCGGGGGTCACCTTTGACGCCGCTGACCTTGTTGACGCACCGCCAGCTGGTAGCTGGATCCTGGCCGGAGGTTTGAACCCGGGAAACGTGGCGCACTTGGTGGCGACGCTGCACCCGGCCGGAGTGGACGTGTCCTCGGGGGTGGAGTCCAGCCGCGGCATCAAGGATAGTGAACTGATTCGGGGCTTCATTACCGCGGCACGCTCGGCCACCGACAGCACGTCTTAA
- a CDS encoding dihydrolipoamide acetyltransferase family protein, which yields MSTFNLPDVGEGLTEAEIVTWKVKPGDTVVVNQVFVEIETAKSLVELPSPYAGVVSELHAAEGETLAVGTPLFSVTEAGSTPAPMHNVPDVAEIAESDTPVASEEPGPLVGSGPKADAVKRRARVSRPAVGKSGKTAAQSGGSPVIPAALSDTISRRASEFSQASTRLTAAAKPAVAAFVDRVLAKPPVRKVAKELGVDLRQVIGTGGQGEITRDDVLSYKGQREVERDAAPTFWSPQGVELDSRIVRTPVRGIRKATAKAMVESAFSAPHVSIFVDVDASRTMEYVARLKKSRDFEGIKVSPLLVLAKAVIWAAARNPSVNASWVPTETGAEIQTKHFMNLGIAAATPRGLLVPNIKEAQDLSMRELAIALNDLAETARAGKTSPADMTGGTLTVTNIGVLGIDTGTPIINPGEVAIVAFGTIKQKPWVVDGAVVPRWITTLGGSFDHRVVDGDLSARFMADVASIMQEPALLLD from the coding sequence ATGAGCACCTTCAACCTTCCCGATGTCGGCGAAGGCCTCACCGAGGCCGAAATTGTCACGTGGAAAGTCAAGCCCGGTGACACCGTTGTGGTGAACCAGGTCTTCGTCGAGATCGAAACGGCAAAGTCGCTGGTCGAGCTGCCCAGCCCCTACGCCGGTGTGGTCAGCGAACTTCATGCCGCCGAGGGTGAAACGCTGGCCGTTGGCACACCACTGTTCAGCGTCACGGAGGCCGGTTCCACCCCTGCACCGATGCACAACGTGCCGGACGTGGCGGAAATCGCCGAATCCGACACCCCGGTGGCCAGCGAGGAACCAGGTCCGCTGGTCGGCTCCGGCCCCAAGGCCGACGCCGTCAAGCGCCGTGCCCGCGTCTCCCGTCCGGCTGTCGGAAAGTCAGGCAAAACCGCGGCACAATCCGGAGGCTCCCCGGTGATCCCGGCGGCGCTGTCCGATACTATTTCGCGCCGCGCCAGCGAATTTTCTCAGGCATCAACCCGCCTCACCGCTGCAGCCAAGCCAGCCGTCGCGGCGTTTGTTGACCGGGTACTGGCCAAGCCGCCGGTGCGCAAGGTCGCCAAGGAACTCGGTGTGGATCTGCGTCAGGTCATCGGTACCGGTGGACAGGGCGAGATCACGCGCGATGACGTGCTGTCCTACAAGGGTCAGCGCGAGGTAGAACGCGACGCGGCCCCGACCTTCTGGTCACCGCAGGGTGTGGAGCTGGACTCGCGCATCGTGCGCACCCCGGTTCGTGGCATTCGTAAGGCCACCGCCAAGGCCATGGTCGAGTCGGCCTTCAGCGCCCCGCACGTATCAATCTTTGTTGACGTGGATGCCTCACGCACCATGGAGTATGTGGCCCGCTTGAAGAAGAGCCGCGACTTCGAAGGCATCAAGGTTTCTCCGTTGCTGGTCCTGGCCAAGGCCGTCATTTGGGCAGCAGCGCGGAACCCCTCGGTGAACGCCTCGTGGGTTCCCACGGAAACTGGTGCCGAGATCCAGACCAAGCACTTCATGAACCTGGGCATCGCAGCCGCCACCCCGCGTGGTCTGCTGGTACCCAACATCAAGGAAGCGCAGGATCTGTCCATGCGCGAACTGGCGATCGCCCTGAACGATTTGGCCGAAACCGCCCGCGCCGGCAAAACGTCCCCGGCCGACATGACCGGCGGCACGCTGACGGTGACCAATATTGGTGTGCTCGGCATTGATACCGGAACCCCGATCATCAATCCGGGCGAGGTAGCCATTGTTGCCTTCGGTACCATCAAGCAAAAGCCGTGGGTTGTTGACGGTGCTGTGGTTCCGCGCTGGATCACCACCTTGGGTGGTTCCTTCGATCACCGGGTGGTGGATGGGGATCTGTCCGCTCGCTTCATGGCGGACGTCGCCTCCATCATGCAGGAGCCCGCACTCCTGCTGGACTGA